One Salipiger sp. CCB-MM3 genomic window carries:
- a CDS encoding ABC transporter permease, which translates to MGSLIAKRAGLGLLTLWLVSVLVFAGTEILPGDVAGAILGQSATPESLAALRSELGLDVPALQRYFDWLGGILTGDMGRSMASGQPVADLLWPRFWNTMALAAYAGVIAVPLAVGLGILAAAKRGTIFDRAANIAALAFVSLPEYFLGLLLVLWLSVKTGWLPSLADTYEGMGLAAWFNATTLPMLVLVMVTMAQILRMTRTTVLGVMDQPYIETAFLKGLKNGRVVMRHAAPNAAAPIVNVVSFNIAYLITGVVLVEAVFNYNGLGRFMVDAVSKRDLPMVQAAAMIFGAAYVILNMIADIAAIALNPRLRHPRGKEA; encoded by the coding sequence ATGGGTTCGCTGATCGCAAAACGTGCCGGCCTCGGGCTGCTGACGCTCTGGCTGGTCTCGGTTCTGGTGTTTGCCGGAACCGAGATCCTGCCGGGCGACGTGGCCGGGGCCATCCTCGGACAGAGCGCCACGCCCGAGTCCCTCGCCGCGCTGCGCAGTGAGCTGGGCCTCGATGTGCCCGCGCTGCAGCGCTACTTTGACTGGCTGGGTGGCATCCTCACCGGCGACATGGGCCGCTCCATGGCGTCGGGCCAGCCGGTCGCGGATCTGCTCTGGCCGCGCTTCTGGAACACCATGGCGCTGGCGGCCTACGCCGGGGTCATCGCCGTGCCGCTGGCCGTGGGCCTTGGCATTCTCGCCGCCGCCAAGCGTGGCACGATCTTTGACCGCGCCGCCAATATCGCCGCGCTCGCCTTCGTGTCGCTGCCGGAATACTTTCTCGGCCTGCTGCTGGTGCTCTGGCTGTCGGTCAAAACCGGCTGGCTGCCGAGCCTTGCCGACACTTACGAGGGCATGGGGCTTGCCGCTTGGTTCAACGCCACCACGCTGCCGATGCTGGTGCTGGTCATGGTCACCATGGCGCAGATCCTGCGCATGACCCGGACAACGGTTCTGGGCGTCATGGACCAGCCCTATATCGAGACCGCCTTCCTCAAGGGCCTGAAGAATGGCCGCGTGGTCATGCGCCATGCCGCGCCCAATGCCGCCGCGCCGATCGTCAATGTGGTCTCGTTCAACATCGCCTATCTGATCACCGGCGTCGTGCTGGTCGAGGCGGTGTTCAATTACAATGGGCTGGGCCGCTTCATGGTCGATGCGGTGTCGAAGCGCGATCTGCCGATGGTGCAGGCCGCCGCGATGATCTTTGGCGCCGCTTACGTGATCCTCAACATGATCGCCGACATCGCCGCCATCGCGCTCAACCCCCGCCTGCGCCACCCGCGCGGAAAGGAGGCGTAA